Proteins encoded together in one Chitinophagaceae bacterium window:
- a CDS encoding hemolysin family protein: MSDIIINITIVLCAIILSFFFSGVEIAFISCNKLRIEILIRRGTVGESSFFKKIFDKRRIMDLFFKNPSHFIATMLVGNTISLVLYTYYLSLIIHPYINSFIPDSSYKYIMEVIIESFTSTFIIIIIGEYTPKIIFMMNANKLLFQLLIPIVFFYYLLFPIVCLLVYLYFFIVKYIFKLTYTNENPVFGLIDLNQYLENISLSEIKIKEHNLDMKMFFKTIDFFKLKIRDCMLKKENVIAINITDDITSIKKKFIETKLSRILVYRGSVQNIIGYIHIRSIFHNLIHIEDNIYPCIFFEENVMAYTVLVEMLQKRKSIGVVINAKKEFLGILTTKTLVQQILGDIKDDQTQYHHEFTQYEEQINENEYIFAAHLKIEYINQRYQGKFYLPTGDYETLSGLILSYNKDIPQVNNVLVISDYVFKIISMTKYKIDKVSIKKIETSLIKKIQ; the protein is encoded by the coding sequence ATGAGTGATATAATTATAAATATTACTATTGTTTTATGTGCCATTATCCTAAGTTTTTTCTTTTCGGGTGTAGAAATAGCTTTTATATCATGTAATAAACTACGAATAGAAATATTGATAAGAAGAGGAACCGTAGGAGAAAGTTCTTTTTTTAAAAAGATATTTGATAAAAGAAGGATAATGGATCTTTTTTTCAAAAACCCATCGCATTTTATTGCCACAATGCTCGTAGGAAATACTATCTCATTAGTATTATATACCTACTACTTGTCTCTCATCATACATCCATATATAAACAGTTTTATTCCAGATAGCTCCTATAAATATATTATGGAGGTTATTATAGAATCATTTACATCTACGTTTATTATTATTATTATCGGAGAATATACTCCTAAAATAATTTTTATGATGAATGCTAATAAACTATTATTCCAACTCCTCATACCAATAGTTTTTTTTTATTACCTCTTATTTCCAATTGTTTGCTTACTAGTATACCTCTATTTTTTTATAGTAAAATATATATTCAAACTCACATACACGAATGAGAACCCTGTATTTGGACTTATTGATCTCAATCAATATTTAGAAAATATATCCCTTTCAGAAATTAAAATAAAAGAACATAATCTGGATATGAAAATGTTTTTTAAAACAATAGATTTTTTTAAACTAAAAATACGAGATTGCATGTTAAAAAAAGAGAATGTTATAGCAATAAATATAACTGATGATATAACTTCTATAAAAAAAAAATTTATAGAAACAAAATTATCAAGAATTTTAGTTTATAGGGGGTCTGTACAAAATATTATTGGATATATACATATCAGGAGTATTTTTCACAATCTCATACATATAGAAGATAATATATACCCGTGTATTTTTTTTGAAGAGAATGTAATGGCTTATACAGTATTGGTAGAAATGCTCCAAAAAAGAAAATCAATAGGGGTTGTTATAAATGCGAAAAAAGAATTTTTAGGAATACTGACTACTAAAACTCTTGTTCAACAAATACTTGGGGATATAAAAGACGATCAAACACAATATCACCATGAATTTACCCAATACGAAGAACAAATAAATGAAAATGAATATATATTTGCAGCACATCTCAAGATAGAATATATCAATCAGCGATATCAAGGGAAATTTTATTTACCAACGGGAGATTATGAAACCTTATCTGGATTAATTTTAAGCTATAATAAAGATATACCACAAGTGAATAACGTGCTGGTTATTTCAGATTACGTTTTTAAAATTATCTCTATGACAAAATACAAAATAGATAAGGTAAGTATAAAAAAAATAGAGACCTCCCTCATAAAAAAAATACAATAA
- a CDS encoding DUF2461 domain-containing protein, whose protein sequence is MSILQQSYFQFFQELRENNTKEWFLKNKTRYEKDVKFPFINLLKAISEDMQDSEPYLIGIDPNKFIFRIHKDLRFSKDKKPYKEYMTALLSPFGTKDKTYPGHYMEISCEKIIIAGGVYWFEDKNMLERVRYKISDNGDIFSKLVNEPSFIKNFGGIVGKKNKKLPKDLMDAMETQPLIANNQFYWWKELPSSKALEDNFVNTLKNYFVSAQKLNTFFIDSMHRV, encoded by the coding sequence ATGTCAATCTTACAACAATCGTACTTTCAGTTTTTTCAAGAACTGCGAGAGAATAATACAAAGGAATGGTTTTTAAAAAATAAAACGCGTTATGAGAAGGATGTGAAGTTTCCGTTTATAAATCTTTTAAAAGCAATATCAGAGGATATGCAAGATTCAGAACCCTATTTAATAGGGATAGATCCGAATAAATTTATTTTTCGAATTCATAAAGATCTACGGTTTTCAAAAGATAAAAAACCGTATAAAGAGTATATGACAGCTTTATTATCTCCTTTTGGAACAAAGGATAAAACATATCCTGGTCACTATATGGAAATATCTTGTGAAAAAATAATAATTGCCGGGGGAGTATATTGGTTTGAGGATAAAAATATGCTGGAAAGAGTTCGATATAAGATTTCAGATAATGGGGATATTTTTTCTAAACTTGTGAATGAACCATCTTTTATCAAAAATTTTGGTGGTATCGTAGGGAAAAAAAATAAAAAATTGCCAAAAGATCTGATGGATGCTATGGAAACACAGCCACTCATTGCAAATAATCAGTTTTATTGGTGGAAAGAACTCCCTTCTTCTAAAGCATTAGAAGATAATTTTGTCAATACTTTAAAAAATTATTTTGTGTCCGCCCAAAAATTAAACACTTTTTTTATAGATAGTATGCATAGAGTGTAA
- a CDS encoding VOC family protein: MARTSIYLNFNRNAEEAFHFYRSVFGGEFGNNGKISRFRDMPPSAENHSIPEEDKNLVMHIELPILGGHILMGTDAPESMGFSLIFGNTIHITLETDTKAETKRLFHALSKEGKITMELQDMFWGAYFGSCTDKYGVQWMFNYSEKV; encoded by the coding sequence ATGGCAAGAACAAGCATTTATCTTAATTTTAATCGTAATGCTGAGGAAGCATTTCATTTTTACAGGTCGGTATTTGGGGGAGAGTTTGGTAATAATGGGAAAATATCAAGGTTTAGAGATATGCCTCCTTCAGCAGAAAATCATTCTATTCCCGAAGAAGACAAAAATTTAGTGATGCACATAGAACTTCCTATTTTGGGAGGGCATATCCTTATGGGAACAGATGCCCCCGAGAGTATGGGTTTCTCACTCATTTTTGGAAATACTATACACATTACTTTAGAAACAGATACAAAAGCGGAAACGAAAAGATTATTCCACGCATTATCAAAAGAGGGTAAGATAACAATGGAACTGCAAGATATGTTTTGGGGAGCTTACTTTGGAAGCTGCACAGATAAATACGGAGTGCAATGGATGTTCAACTATTCTGAAAAAGTATGA
- a CDS encoding sodium-dependent transporter — protein MSSRGTFSNKFGFIMAAAGSAVGLGNIWGFPFKAANGGGAAFLFIYILCCFILCFPVMITEISIGRNTTKNAIGAFPKLGFPKWRFVGFIGVFCGVMILSFYNVVASWAFGYFLNLSIGNFEIGNHFADFTKDIYTIIIYAFIFMFITGFIISKGVTKGIEQASKIMMPTLFAILIGLVLYSLTLPNAVIGVSYYLIPDFSEVSISTIYIALGQAFFSLSLGMGMQLTYGSYVNKADNIVSSAMWITLTDLSVAFLAGFMMFPIIAYMNNGDMSNVTGGPGLIFVTLPGVFETLGTVTGSIVGSLFFLLLCFAALTSTISLLEVPVAWCVDELKMNRSIATWGTALIIFILGIPCVLANGYSDFWTNFITYGGKETPTDYLSFVNDFASELLLPLGGTIMTFFAAYIWKTKNMNEEICLGYPNYKGSFVELFLNFTVKYFCPVILFIIFIFTILNKFFGITIF, from the coding sequence ATGTCATCAAGAGGAACATTTAGTAATAAATTTGGTTTTATTATGGCGGCGGCAGGGTCAGCGGTAGGCTTGGGTAATATATGGGGTTTCCCATTCAAAGCTGCAAATGGAGGAGGAGCGGCTTTTCTTTTTATATATATATTGTGTTGTTTCATTTTATGCTTTCCCGTTATGATAACAGAAATATCCATAGGGCGAAACACCACGAAAAATGCCATTGGAGCATTTCCGAAATTAGGATTTCCAAAATGGAGATTTGTAGGATTCATAGGGGTATTCTGCGGAGTGATGATACTTTCGTTTTACAATGTCGTAGCGAGTTGGGCATTCGGTTATTTTCTGAATCTCAGCATCGGTAATTTTGAAATAGGCAATCATTTTGCTGATTTTACAAAAGACATATATACTATTATTATCTATGCTTTTATTTTCATGTTTATAACCGGTTTTATTATTTCAAAAGGGGTGACGAAAGGAATAGAGCAAGCATCTAAAATAATGATGCCTACTTTATTCGCTATACTCATTGGATTAGTTCTGTATTCTCTTACCTTACCAAATGCCGTAATAGGAGTATCGTATTACCTTATCCCTGATTTTAGTGAGGTAAGTATTTCTACTATCTACATTGCTTTAGGACAAGCGTTTTTTTCTCTTTCTTTGGGAATGGGTATGCAACTCACTTACGGAAGCTACGTAAATAAAGCCGATAATATCGTTTCTTCTGCAATGTGGATAACTCTTACAGATCTTTCTGTAGCTTTTTTAGCAGGTTTTATGATGTTTCCTATCATTGCTTATATGAATAACGGAGATATGAGTAATGTTACGGGCGGACCTGGGCTTATTTTCGTGACTCTCCCCGGTGTATTTGAAACACTCGGTACGGTAACAGGTAGTATAGTAGGATCTTTGTTTTTCCTGCTTCTCTGTTTTGCAGCCCTCACCTCTACTATTTCACTACTAGAAGTTCCTGTAGCATGGTGCGTTGATGAATTAAAGATGAATAGGTCTATTGCCACTTGGGGAACAGCATTAATAATCTTTATTTTAGGGATACCATGCGTGCTGGCAAATGGGTATTCTGATTTTTGGACAAATTTCATAACATACGGAGGCAAAGAAACTCCTACTGATTATCTTTCCTTTGTAAATGACTTTGCAAGTGAATTATTACTTCCATTAGGAGGTACCATAATGACTTTCTTCGCCGCATATATATGGAAAACAAAAAATATGAACGAAGAAATTTGCTTGGGATATCCCAATTATAAAGGATCTTTTGTGGAATTATTTTTAAACTTCACAGTAAAATATTTTTGTCCCGTCATACTTTTTATAATTTTTATATTTACCATACTTAATAAATTTTTTGGAATAACTATTTTTTAA
- a CDS encoding EamA family transporter: MSREFKAYLALCYVSIVWGTTYLVLLIGVSQFPAFLFSALRQMLAGGLLLLFVFISSHKNKITRSYIIDQFIIGLLMITFGNGFVGYAEMYISSSLAALICATMPVWIVCINMILNRNEKPNSIVLFGLLLGIIGIGLVFKEHLIELFDSRYQMGIGLVFIAVIGWSMGTVLIKKKAPYYKNVIMNSGFQLFFGGVGIFVCSLFFDDFSRIHLVDTKGIIALLYLIFFGSIGAFVCYLYALSNLPVGIASVYSYINPAVAVVLGAIVLDEKLNVFIYLALIFIIAGVFLVNYGYRKVKKT; this comes from the coding sequence ATGAGTAGAGAGTTTAAGGCGTATTTAGCCCTTTGTTATGTTTCCATCGTTTGGGGAACAACGTATTTAGTATTATTGATAGGGGTTTCGCAATTTCCTGCATTTCTTTTTTCGGCATTACGTCAAATGTTAGCGGGGGGGTTATTACTCCTCTTTGTTTTTATAAGTTCTCACAAAAATAAAATCACACGTTCCTATATAATTGACCAATTCATCATCGGGTTATTGATGATAACCTTTGGAAATGGGTTTGTCGGATATGCAGAAATGTATATATCCAGTAGTTTAGCCGCACTTATTTGTGCAACTATGCCTGTTTGGATAGTATGTATTAATATGATACTTAATAGGAATGAAAAACCAAATAGCATAGTTCTTTTCGGACTATTGTTAGGAATAATAGGGATAGGGCTTGTTTTTAAAGAACATCTCATAGAACTTTTTGATAGCAGATATCAAATGGGGATTGGGTTGGTGTTTATAGCCGTTATAGGATGGTCTATGGGAACGGTTTTGATAAAAAAAAAGGCACCCTATTATAAGAATGTCATTATGAATTCGGGATTTCAGCTTTTTTTTGGAGGAGTTGGCATTTTTGTATGTAGTTTGTTCTTTGATGATTTCTCACGGATACACCTTGTGGATACCAAGGGAATTATTGCATTACTCTATCTTATTTTCTTTGGTTCTATAGGAGCATTTGTTTGTTATTTATATGCTTTATCAAATCTCCCTGTGGGGATTGCTTCCGTCTACTCTTACATTAATCCTGCGGTTGCTGTGGTTTTGGGAGCGATTGTATTAGATGAAAAACTGAATGTTTTTATATACCTTGCCCTTATTTTTATAATTGCAGGAGTGTTTTTGGTCAATTATGGCTATAGAAAAGTAAAAAAAACGTAA